The DNA window CTCGGATGGTCCGAACGGGTCATTACACACGGTGCCCCGAACTCCCGGCACGCCTGCATCACCCGTTCATCGTCCGTCGCAATCAAAACCTGCTGAGCAAATCGCGATTTCAGCGCCTGCTCATAGGTATGCTGAACCAGATATTTCCCCGTTTTTTTGGCGAGAACCTTCCCCTCCAGCCGGCTGGACCCGTATCGGGCGGGAATGACGATAACCGCTTTCACCAGTCTTTCTTTCCGTGCAGTGTGTTCTCTTCCGTTCCGTTAACCACTGCTCGGATACCATAGACCAAACAGTCCCCCCTGTCAAGGCCGCCCAAAACTTTTTCCGCCCTTGCAAAATTTCCTGCCCCGGGTACGATAACAGCTATGAACCGTATCCAAAATCCACAGGAGGCGGCCGACTCACTCCTGTCCGCTCTGCGGCAGAGCCGCTGTGCCGTTGGCCTCACCGGTGCGGGGGTCTCCACCGCCTCCGGAATCCCTGATTTTCGCGGAGCCGGCGGTCTCTATTCCAAAATCTCTCCGCGCACCTTCGAAATCGATTTCTTCTTATCCAACCCGGGCGACTATTACAAAATCGCCCTCGAACACATCCACCCCCTGGCCGACAAAACCCCAAACCCCACCCATACCATGCTCGCCCGCCTCGAGCAGGAAAATCTTCTGAAAGCCCTCATTACCCAAAATATCGACGGACTCCACACCAAAGCCGGTTCCAAAAACGTCATCGAATTTCACGGCAATGTCATCGACTTCTATTGTCTGGAATGCGAAAGCCCTTCCTCACGCGTGGAGGTGGACAGCCAAATCCGCTCTGCGGGCGTCCCCAAATGTCCCCGCTGCGGCGGGCTCATCCGCCCGGGCATTGTCTTTTTCGGCGACCTGATCCCCCTTGAAGCCCTCCAAAAAGCCCGCGAATACAGCCGGCAGGCGGATGTTTTCGTGGTACTCGGCTCGTCGCTGGAGGTCAACCCTGCCGCATCGCTGGCCCTCGATGCCCAGCGAGCCGGCGCCAAACTGGTCATTATCAACCGCGGCCCCACCCGCCTGGACCCCATCGCCGATGAACGTTATGAAGTGGACCTGACCGACTTTTCCAACGCCGTTTTATCCCGGCTTCCATAAAGGAACCTGCACGATGAAAGACGCCGGCCGCATCTTTCCGGTCCTCTTGCCTGGGGGGAAACCGTTGAAAACCCCGCATCTGAAAGGCTCATTATGTTCGCATCCTGCCTGACTTTGTTTGCATGCTTTTTTTCAATGCTCCTGACCCAGCCGCCCGCCGAACATACCGAATTTCGCCCGGGCGAACGATGGCCCGACACCGACGGCGTCCATATCAACGCACACGGCGGCGGCTTCCTCTATCACAACGGTATTTATTACTGGTTCGGTGAACACAAAGTCGAAGGCCGACGCGGAAATAACGCCTGGGTCGGCGTCCGCTGCTACTCCTCCCAGGACCTGTACAACTGGAAAAACGAAGGCGTCGCCCTCTCCGTCGTCCCGGACAACCCCGCTCACGACCTGGCCGCCGGATGCATCCTCGAACGCCCCAAAGTCATCTACAATGCCAAAACCGGCAAATTCGTCATGTGGTTCCACCTCGAGCTCAAAGGACAGGGCTACCGCGCCGCCCGCTGCGGCACAGCCGTCAGCGACACCCCGACCGGCCCCTATACGTACCTGAGAAGTTTCCGGCCCAACGCGGGCGTCTGGCCTGAAAACGTCCCCGATGAACGAAAGAAACCCCTCGACGGCATCGAGAATATCGCCTTTTCCGGCGGCGGTCTGCCCGAGGGCTATTCCATCGAGCAGCTGAACATCTTCGCCCGCGACTTTGAAGGCGGCCAGATGTCCCGCGACATGACCCTCTTTGTCGATGACGACGGCAGGGCCTACCACATCTACGCCTCCGAAGAAAACAGCACCCTCCATATCTCCCTTCTGACCGACGATTACCTTGCCCCTGCAGGCCGA is part of the Anaerohalosphaeraceae bacterium genome and encodes:
- a CDS encoding glycoside hydrolase family 43 protein, yielding MFASCLTLFACFFSMLLTQPPAEHTEFRPGERWPDTDGVHINAHGGGFLYHNGIYYWFGEHKVEGRRGNNAWVGVRCYSSQDLYNWKNEGVALSVVPDNPAHDLAAGCILERPKVIYNAKTGKFVMWFHLELKGQGYRAARCGTAVSDTPTGPYTYLRSFRPNAGVWPENVPDERKKPLDGIENIAFSGGGLPEGYSIEQLNIFARDFEGGQMSRDMTLFVDDDGRAYHIYASEENSTLHISLLTDDYLAPAGRYIRVFEGRYMEAPAMFKHNGRYFLMMSGCTGWAPNAARSAVADSIWGPWKEVGNPCIGENADKTFFSQSTYILPVHGKKDAFIYIGDRWNPENAIDGRYIWLPVILKDGRFEIRWLDRWSLSWFDKNEQPQPPKN
- a CDS encoding NAD-dependent protein deacylase translates to MNRIQNPQEAADSLLSALRQSRCAVGLTGAGVSTASGIPDFRGAGGLYSKISPRTFEIDFFLSNPGDYYKIALEHIHPLADKTPNPTHTMLARLEQENLLKALITQNIDGLHTKAGSKNVIEFHGNVIDFYCLECESPSSRVEVDSQIRSAGVPKCPRCGGLIRPGIVFFGDLIPLEALQKAREYSRQADVFVVLGSSLEVNPAASLALDAQRAGAKLVIINRGPTRLDPIADERYEVDLTDFSNAVLSRLP